The Marivirga salinae DNA window ATGCGAGATAAATTGGGTATTAGAAAATATTAGCATTTCAAAAATCTTTATTTATACTCATTCTTATAATTTGATTTAATATATTCACACGTTAATAAAATAAGACATGGCAAAGTTCTTAACTGATGATAACCTTAATGTAGCAGTCTCTAATTTGATTGAAGAGGCAAAACAGACTTTTATAATAATCTCTCCCTTTATAAAATTGCATGATCGATTAAAAAAGAGATTATCTGAAAAATCAGAAAACTATGATTTTGAGTTAGTAATTGTATTTGGGAAGAATGAGAATGACTTAAGTAAAAGTTTAAGCTACGAAGATCTGGAATTTTTCAAATCATTTCCCAATGTAGAGATACGTTATGAACCGAAACTACATGCTAAATACTATGCAAATGAATCTTCTTCGATTTTAAGCTCCATGAATCTGTATGACTATTCCCAAAACAATAATATTGAATTTGGAATTTTGATGAAAGCTGGAAGATTTACGAGTGAAGATATAGATATCGAATCTTGGGAGTATTTTGATAAAGTAATTGAAAGTAGTAAAATATTATATGAAAAAAGACCAGTTGTAGAATCAAAATTGCTAGGCTTATCAGAAAGCTTTAAAGGTTCTGAAGTGGAAATAGATATTTTAGATGACTACTTTAAGCAACTTAAAAATTCAAGCAAGAATCTAAAAGGCTATTGTATAAGAACTGGTGAGCAAATACCATTTAATATAAAGCATCCCTTTACAGAAAAGGCTTTTAAATCATGGTCAAAATATAATGACCCAAACTATAATGAAAAATTTTGTCATTTCTCAGGAGAAAAGTCCAATGGTCAAACTTCTTTTTCACGACCAGTACTGCAGAAATATTGGAAGCAAGCCATTTCATCTTAACATGCTTTCTCTTATACTTTTTAACTTACTTGGTCTTTCGTCATTTAAAAATAAGATCATTTTAAGAGACTTTTTATGATTACGAAATTGCCATATGGTATTAAAGGCGGTGAGTTAACCTCTATCCACAATGTGTTGAGTGGATTAGATTGTAATTGCGTTTGCCCAAAATGCGGCTCAAAACTGATTGCAAGAAAAGGAGAACATAAAACACATCATTTTGCTCATTATCATGAGACTAATTGTGAGGGTGCTGCTGAAACTGCACTGCATTTAGTAGCTAAAGAGATTTTAATCCAAGAGAAAAAATTAGTAATACCTGGTAGATTGATGTTTAAGAATGGATCATTAATCAAAAATAATTCAAAAGAAATCATATTCGATGAAGTTCGAAGTGAAGAAAAAACAGGTGATTTTCAGCCCGATATAATAGGAATTGATAAAGGCAGAGAACTATTTATTGAGATAGCAGTAACTCATTTTATTGATGAAATTAAACATGAAAAGTTAATAAAGTATGGTACATCTACGCTAGAAATAAACCTTGAAGCACTTAAAGATGGATTTAATACAGAGGAACTCAAACAGTATCTTTTAGAAGAAACCTCAAATAAGCAATGGATTTATAATTCAGAAGAGGAGAAAGCTAAAAAGCTTTATTATGAAAATGAAACCAGTCTAGATACATTCGAAAACCAAAATGAAAAAAAGTGGGAACTTAAAGTTCAAAATTTTGAAAAATTTAAAAAGGAAAATATAAAAGCTGGATTCAGAATAATAAAGGTAGATATTGGAGAAAATGTTTATTGTCCACTAAAAATGAAAAATACTGCCAAAAGTTTACCTAAATCATATATTTCCGATCGAATTGGTAATGGTGGTGTATGGAATGGGGTGATTGATGACAAAAGGAGATTTGGAATGTACATTGATTTAGACAATAAAAAATTCCCCGTTTTCCCTCCGGATAATATGCGAACTGATACAAATGTTAAAATGGGGAAGTTTTATTTCCATCAATTAAATAGAATTAGAGATAAGTCAATTCAGAATTATAGAAAATGTATTCGGTGCAAATTTTTCAAAGGTTCAAATTTAGATTTGGATCTAACTCTAGATGAAACTGAAATTGTTTGTGGATATAAATGATTAATCTATTAATACTAGCTTTTAACTTATAATATCATCCCTTAAGTATGAATTACCCATAGCATACCGTATCAGCACCCTTTAAAAACATAAAACGCACTAGGTTTACACGGTTGTCCATTACAGCCATTTCTAAGGGTGTAATCCCGTCACCCTGATGCACATTTAGTTCTAAGTGATAAATTCAATTTGATCAACGTTAGAAACAATGTATTTATAATAAGGTGTTTAATTATTTAATATCTTCCAATTATAAAATACGATAATTTTGACATTCTATTTTTTCGAAAACGATTTTAGGAAGTGTATTTTTATGTGTGGGAGTCATTATCAAATCCATAATATACGGTATGGATTCCTTCCCCTCTGTGGTTAGCTATTTCGTGTATAAGATTAAAACCAAGTTGATTTAATAAATTAATATGGCTCAAATTACTTGACCATGTTCTAGTTGTAAATTTACCTTTCTCAACTGTTAGAAGTTTTTGATACAATTTTTTTGCTGCTCCAAGACGTCTATATTCCGGATTAATAATTATAGTTGTTATATAGTTCGACTCTAAAAAATCTTTTAAAAATTCTAATTTGTAGTTTTTTATATAGGACATAAAGCCTATTGGTGTTGAGTCAATAAATATAATTAGTGCTGGCTGTTCTAGTAGCTTCTCAAAATACTCATTATTACTTGAGTCAGATGAATTGTTGAAAACCTGCTGAGTAGAAGAGTTTCTTGTATTTAAAGGAGGAATAAATTCATTACCATATCTTTCCACCAAGGTCTCAACAAAGGAGTTCCCTTCAAAGTATATTAATTTTGAGAAATGTTCTATGCTAATATTCATCCTTCCTTCTTCTTAGTCTTCTGGCAATAAATATCAAATATATTAAAGTAGATACAACTAATAAAGATATAGAAATCATTCTTGGGAGATTAATCTCAAAATTATCTGATATATCAGTGGTAAAGATGGTCGGTGCAAATGCTGCTATTCCAGCAATCGCATTTATTGCAAACAAGAATTCCAGAATATTAGCGTTTCTTTGATTCTGCTTTTGTGAAGATCTTTCAAAATTTTCGTTCAAACGATCAATGTAATTTTCGAGATTTTGAACTTGTAAATCAATCAACTCATATTGGCTATTAATCTTAAAGTTTGCTAATAGACGCTCCAATAAACTGTTGAATGCAGAGCTTTTAACTACTAAATCCGCATTTTTCATCGTAAACAGATCACTCAATATTTTAGATTTCAAATTATGAATGTCTTGATTAGTATATTTTTGATAAAGGTTGTCTTGATTAATTATTTCCTTTAGTCTATATACCCAACATTGAGATAAAAACCAGTTTGAATGAGCTATTGAGAATAAACTGAAAAAAATCTTTTCATTGTTCAAAACACTTTCATCAATTACATAGCTCCAGGTATTTGCAAATATGTAATAGCCCTTAAAATCTATTAAATTATATTGATTTAGGTCTATTGCTCGTTTATTACTTCTTTCTAAGTTTAAAAATGAAGGTATTATTTCTTCATTCTTTTTTATATCATCCACACAAAAAATAGTTCTGAAGTCGTGAAAGACATAGAGTATATCGTGTGAAATTTCATTCTTAAAAATATCCCTAATTAAGGAAACATCTTTTGAGAAATTTACCAGTTCTATTGGATTTTCTTCATGAACTTCCTTTTTTAAATACTCCAAACTACCCGACAGATTATTGTGATCATTTAAATAGGGTTTATAATCCTTGTTTTTTTGTGTCACAAAATAGTCATAAGTTTTGAGTAAGGATTCTTCAAGCTGAAATTTATCATCTGTTGAAATTTCGGGGGAAGTTAGAAAAAAAGTAATTATACCTAATTGGTCTATTTCTAGTTCTTTTGTCCATCCATTTATTTGAGTAGAATACAATTTGAAAGATGGCTTTTTGCTACTTAAATAACTGAAATTAAAAATAGTTAAATCATTATTCAATGCTTCAGTTGAGGGGTAATGTTGTAAAAGTGCCTCTTTAAATTTCTCTGTTTGAATTTCACTTCCTAAATCGTATTTGACTGTAAATAGAACTTTTCCTTTTGGCATAAAAATTAATATTGAAATTGACTCAATAGTCACTATTTATAAAATGACTTACGGTTAAAACTTGAGATCAAACTTATCATAGAGTGATGCTTTGATAGATTATGATTGATTGAAGTTGTAATATATTTAAATTTTCAAACTTAACATAAATAATCAAAAACGGGAGAGCTTTTAAAATAGCATTCCAAAGTAAACTGTTTTGATAAAATAAATATTTCAAAAGTTACTGGTTTACACTCACTATCATTTCTCAAAGCTTTCAAATAACTCCACCATCTCATTATAATCTATACCCGTTTTATGGATATCGTGGTAGGTCCTTTCACCCTTTGCGATTTCTATAATATTTAGACCTTCTTCACCCACCATAAACAGGTCAGCACCCTTTGATAACATGAAGCGCACTAGGTTAACACGGTTGTCCATTACTGCCATTTCTAAGGGTGTCATGTCATCACCTTGGTTCTCATTTAGGTTTGGCTGATAGTTTTCAATAAGGTAGATGATTACCTCATCACTTATTTCCTCAATATTGATATCTAAGGCTTTGTAAAATATGGTTTCTCCATCTATGAGGGATTTTGCATTGATATCTCCTCCTTCAGCAATCAGTTCTTTGACCGCTTCAAGATCGCTGGCTTTACTATGAGTAAGCATACCTAAAAGTTGGCGGTTTGGGAAAGTGAATTCGTTGTCTTGTGGATTCATGAAATTGTATTTATGTCAAAGCTCTCAATTTCTCCCCTAAAGCTACAATGTGCTCGTTTTTCCAGCCACTACTGCCACTCAACTGATTGCATATTACTATAATTTGAGAAGTGTTTTTGGATATGGAAACCTCTCTTTTTTTATCAGTTCCATAACTACCCAAATTATAATTTTCAAATATAGCCTCAGAAAATATCTTTTTCACTACCTCTTCATTTGATGGATTCCCAATTGCAAAAACTACCACCTTAAATTTTTTGAAGAAGGGGTTGCTTAAAAATTCTTTTCTTTCATCTATTAGATGAAGCCCTGAATTACTAACAGCAGGAGTTACATTTAATTCAGTGGTAAATGCTTTATCAAATAAAGTGTCACCAGTATTTTGATTCCAATGCTTTTTCATGTTTTCATGGCAGGAATTAATACCATAAAAAGCATCTGTTAGAATGGAATACTTAGACCACGTATGATTTCCAGATCTTCCTTTATCATGGTGTTTTCTTGGATTTCTTGGGTCAAAATTGATTTCTGATAAATCTCCATTATTTTCGATGATTTTTGACCATTGAAATGAATTGTTTATGCTTTCATAAAGCATCAATTTGGGATGAGCAAAGGCATTGAAGGCTTTTTCCTGTCCCATTATCAGCAAATCAGCTTCTGGATTACCAAAACCTATGTAATATGGATTAGCAACTTTATTGAAATCTTTAATTTCCTTTAGCTTTACTTTTATATTTTCCCAAGCATCTAACCTTTCTTGCTCTGTTTTGAGGGTGAAAAAGTTCTCTGGAAAGAAGTACTTTACTTTGTTTTTATCCAAATAATTTTGATACGATGTATCATTTTCCAACTCAAATATAAGGGATTTCAGTGTTTCATTCATTTTCTAAAAAGTATTTATTTTTTTATAATAAAAGCAAAGCCTTAGATTTTTCAATAATTTCATCCCATACCTTATTCAAGTCGCTCCAGTCAAGTTCATTTTTATCACATCCATCAAATTTTATTGCAATTGCCTTTTTCGAGCTTTTGTCCAGTTGTGGTAACTGAGTTTTACGATTTAATGAGAGTTTAATTTCATCCCTAAAATAATGTTTATCTAAATACAGCTCTATACATGCCGATTTTGAATTTACGTTTGACTGTCCATAGTCTTCTGTAATTGTGTTATAGACGCAAAACTCTTTAAGATTGTCCAAATCAGGTAACTTTATTGCACCAATATTAGTGGAGCGTATCTTATTGACCTCCATTAGACCATCGATTCCTGCTTTATCATTATCAAAAATGCCTATAATAATCTCATGTGCATTTATTTCATTATATGCTTTTAATAATGAAACGACTTTTTGCCAACCTCCATCTTTCCCGTTAAAGTCATGAAAATTAAAATATGGTATTAATGTATCATTATTTTGTTGTAAGGCTTCGGTCAGATAAATAGAATCACTAAAACCTTCAGTTATTAATTTGATGGGTCGGTATTGTGAATTATGATTTATAGTATCCTCTATGCGCTTATACTTTTCTTCCTTATTATCAAAATCTTCCAAAGGAAATATAAAATCAATGTCACTTTCACCGTCTAATGATTCTAATATGGATGTGAAGTTAACCAGATCATCATCAAAAAAGCCATGAAAGAAATTTTCAATGATATATCTTTGTGCTACATTATTAATATGTGAAGGAAATCCGTACCTATCCGTCCATATATCTTCACGCACATTTCCTAAATTAGAACAGATAATTTGTTTACGATATTGATTATTGATAATGGTTTTAACAGACTTCTTGTATTCTTCAAATGTAAAGTTTTCTAGAAATTCTTTCTCTTCTTGTTTGGTTTCAGTAGCTCCAAAAACTGGATAAGCTTTATTCTTTTTGTGAAGGAAATTTAGTTTATTTAAACTATCAATTTTCTTCTTTTTGTTTAGATTAAAATTCTCTTCTAGATTATCATTAGAATATCCGTACAGATCTAATCTGCTTTTTAAATCAGAATTCTTTACAGTTATTTTAAATACTTCTTTTTGTGGTTTAAAGTCCTCTGATAAGTACCTAGCATTATTTTGAAGTAAAGATTTTTTGTTTACTTCCAGAAGCTTAATTTCTAAGTCCTTTAAAAAGAAAAGTATTTGATTAAGTGATTTTTCTGACTGAAAAATATTAACATAGTAATTATTTAAATGAGTCTGAAAAGAGATTAGTTCTTCCATATCAATTGAATTCAGTAGGATATTCAAGATTTATTTTGATATCTGCGGACATTCTTCACAACCTTCAAAGTTCACCAACTTTCTTCTTAGCTCTTGTTTATCGGAAAAGTGTCTTGAAATATTCCTTGCTACATCTTGATAACCGTTTTCATCTTTATAATACTGAATATGTATTTTTTGGCAATTTTCATGTTCAAATATTTGACTTAATAAGGTTCTATCAGATAATCCGCAGGATAAACCGATAGTATGTACTTCAAAAGGTTCAGAATCAATAAATGAAAGAAGCCTAGAGTAATTTTGATTTCTAAAATACGCAAAGGATTTAAAGTGATCCATTAAACGATTATCATTCAAATCTTCTATTTGCTGATACATTTGATCTCTTTCATCTCCAAAGCCAAAAACTAGGGGGTAATGATCATCATTTATATTGCCATGCAATGGTATAACAATATCCTTATTTGGCGGAAAGTCGTAATTTTCTAAGTAACTGTTTACCGTATTAGTGTAGTTGAAATTTAATATTAATTTAGGTTCTTTTGAATAAATTAATTTTTTAAATTCTGGAATGAAATTTGAACTTTCCATTTTTATATTGTCGCATAAATAAGTTTTTAGTTCTGAGGAGATGTCTTTCAGATTTAAATTTAGTTCAATAAGATCATCAATTATTTCATTTGAATCGACCAGTGAGCTTGACTTTTTAACAAGTAACTTATATTCATCATAATATAATTGCTCAATATCGACCCATTTAATTACATCTAAAGTATTTAAAATTTTACTCCATAACTTATTTTTAAATGTAGGGATTACATCAAGTTTAAGGTGTTTTTCAAAAATGTTATTTGAATCATAAAGCTGACCATATGGACTACTATAGTCTTCAATATTTAGTAATGAATCTACACTTCTTAATTCTATTAATTTATCTTCAAAATAATCTTCCTTATCAAATATCTCTTTTACCTTATTTAAATACCATTCAATAAAATCACTATAACTTGTTTTTAATCCATGAGAAAGGTCAAAGCCATTGCCTAATAATATTAACCTATTATTAGGTTTTTTCTTACCACTATTAATTGTTACTGTTCTCATTTTTGAATCTACAGTTTTTCGCTTTTCCATCATCCAACACTCTCATTCACTTCCTTAATTTCCTCTTCAGTCAGCCTATAAAACTCATAAACCATTTGGTCAATCTGTAATAGATCGGGTTTAACTTTCAGAAAAGCCTTATTCAGCGATTTTCGGGGGAGTCAGGATATTATAAGTCATAAGCGTGTAAAATGGGTGCTATGGTTCAATCAACCTTTAAATTAAAGGAATAAGATTAAATATCAGCAGGGATCGCTTATTTATTGTGATTTAGTGTGCAAAATTTTAAAGGTTAGAGAGCTTAGATGAAATTCCTTCTTAAATCTCAAAGTTTACAACATAACCATCACTTCCCAATACAAAACTTACTAAAGATATTAGCCAACAAATCATCCGTTGTAATCTCACCAGTGATCTCACCTAAGAAGCGTAAGGCATGACGAATATCTAAAGCCAAGAAGTCGCCAGTGATATTATCACCTAAACCTCTCAACACTGCATTTAAGCTGTTTTGGGTTTGAACTAGATTATCATAATGACGGATGTTGGTCACTACTGTGTCTCCTGTTTTGAAGTTATCCAGATTTACGGTTTCTACAAGTTTGCTTTTTAGAGCTTCCAAACCTTCTTTGTTGATGGCAGAAATAAATAAAGTGTTAGGGTCTTTTTTCATTTCAGCGAATAATTCAGGCTGTGCTTCGTCCATTTTATTACCAACTTTAATAAATGGAATTCCCAAATTCTCCAGCATATTGATATCCCGATTGACTTCGGTTAAGGAATCGTTTTTCAAATCGAACATATAGATGATTAAGGAAGCTTGCTTCATTTTCTCCTTGGTTCGAGAAACACCTATTGCTTCTACTTTATCTTCCGTATCACGCAAACCAGCGGTATCTATAAAGCGGAAAACTACACCTTCCAAATTGATTTCATCTTCTATGAAATCTCGGGTGGTTCCGGCTATATCTGAAACTATAGCTTTTTCTTCATTTAAAAGCGCATTGAGTAAGGTAGATTTCCCGGTATTAGGCTTTCCGGCAATCACGGTTGGAACCCCATTTTTGATCACATTTCCTAAATCAAAACTACTCACCAAAGCGGTTATCACACTAAGCAATTGATTAACCAGCTTTTTTAAATCGTCTCTATCGGCAAATTCTACATCTTCTTCCCCAAAATCTAACTCCAATTCGATCATACTGGCAAAATGAATTAATTCGGCTCTTAGATTTTTAATTTGCTCTGAAAAACCACCCCGCATTTGGTTCAAAGCAGCTTTGTGGGAAGCTTCTGTATCTGCATTAATTAAGTCAGCTACTGCTTCTGCTTGTGCCAAATCAAACTGACCATTTAAGAAAGCTCTTTGTGTAAATTCTCCTGCTTTAGCTAATCGAACTCCTTTTGTTAAGAATAATTTAATCAGTCGTTGGACGATATATGGTGAGCCATGACAGGAAATCTCCACCACATTTTCTTTTGTGAAGGAATGTGGAGCAATAAATAATGTAGCGACTACTTCATCTATGATTTCACCTTCCTCATTACGGATGGTGCCAAAATGCGCAGTATGGCTTTTTTGCTCTAAAAGATTCTTCCCTCTAAAAACGCTATTGGTAATATCAATAGCATCCTCTCCTGAAAGTCTAATGACTGCAATAGCCCCTACGCCCGGAGCTGTAGATAAAGCAATAATGGTTTCCTTCAACTGATCTAACATATTGCAAATTTCATGAATTATTGGCGATTATAAAACGGAAATTTCGATTATACTTAAAAGTCAATAAAAGCTGTCAGATATATAACCGATGTTGCCAATCAGGCAAACTTCATATTTTAACCAAGGTTAAAATCATTAGATTCCTGCCTCCGCAGGAATGACGCACAGAAAAATCAAGTTCTCACAGTCTTATAATCTTAAGTTCAAAGGAGAAAACAATAAAATCCTTTGCGGAAACTTTGCGGCCCTGTCTGCCGATCAGGCAGGTTAGCGACTCCCGACTAAAGTGCGGGACAGGTATTGCGAGACATTTTTAGCGTCTATAGACGCCTGCGGTCCATCTTTTTATATGAGTAGTGCATCAAGATATCATGCATTGTTTAAGTTTAAGTACCTCAATTACTTTTAAAACTAATAATTGTATGACTTCAAGGCAATTCTTCCCCTTTTGCAGCGGAATATAAGGCATACCAATCTTCTTTTTCCATGGTTTTTGATTCTACCGCAAGGGCCTCCTTCAATCTTTCGGTTTTGGAAGTTCCTAAAACTGGAATGATTCCTGAAGGATGTCTCTTGAGGAAAAGCAACATCAATTGTGCAGTGTTTAGCTCATATTTTACACTTAATCTTTTTAGAATTTGATTTAAGTCTTGATCTGTTTTTGAATTACCTTTATGCATAAAATGCCCTCCACCAAGTGGAGACCAGACGGTTGGTCGAATGTTTTTCATCATTAACTGATCTAAAATCCCATCTCCAAAAGGCTTTAAATGCCTTAAGGAAGCTTCAACTTGATGAGTAACTAATGGGTATACTTTATTAATCATTTCAAATTGAGAAGTAGAAAAATTAGAAACTCCAAAATACTTTACTTTGCCATCATCTTTTAATTTTTCGAAAGTTTCTGCTATTTCGTTGGGGTTCATTAAAAAATCAGGGCGATGTAACAATAGCACATCTATATAATCTGTTTGAAGATTTATTAATGAGTTTTCTACGGATTGAATGATATGTTCCTCACTGCTATCATAAGATTTAATCCTGTTTTTAGGACGATTTTCTGTTGGTATTTTAATTCCACATTTTGTAGTTATTTGCATTTCATCTCTCAAATGCGGTTTTTCCTTAAGCACTTTTCCGAAATCTGCTTCTGTGGTATAATCCCCATAAATATCGGCATGGTCAAAATCTCTCAAACCGAGTTCAAGAGATTTCTCAACAAATTCGATCCATTGATTAGTATTGAAGTTTTCTCCCCAGTTCCCCAATCGCATGGTGCCTACTAAATAGGATGAAAATTCTATGCTGTTTTTAGCTAAGCTTGTTTGTCTCATTCCATAATTTAAATAAGATTAAAATTTACACAAATATTTCAATATCGCATATCCAAAATTAAACTTCTTCGTTAGCTTGCACATAGATTCAATTTAAAATGAAATTAAACGAACATTCAACCACCAATAAGTTATTATTAGTATTAGTGATCCCTGTAATCTTTTATAGTTTACAGTTGTTATCATTTATTTTCATTCCGTTAATGTTTGCGATCTTTATTGCATTGCTTTTTACTCCTATGATGCGATGGATGAAAAAAAGAAAAGTTCCACAATTTGTTGCTTTAGGGACGGTAATACTCATATTAGCTTTAACAGGCTTTTCTGCAATTAAAATTGTTCAGATGTCCGGTAAGCAAATAGAAGAAGGTAAATCCGAGATATTTAAAAAATTGGATAATAAAGTGGAGCAGGTAGTAACTCCTTTTGCTGAAACATTAGGATTAAATCAAGCAAATGGAGAAAGCACAATTAGAAACTTATTAAAAAGTGATAAAATAGAAGGGGTTATTTTGGATAATTTCACTATTACGGTTTCTTTTATTCAAAGTACAGTGGTGAATATTTTAATGACATTATTCTTTTTGATGTTGCTATTAGCAGGGTCACTCAACTTTAAAGATATTCTACAAAGTACATTATTTTCTGGTGGTACTCAATCAGTTAAAACTTTTATGAAAGTGGAACGAAGTGTATCCGATTTCCTGAAGGTGAAAATTTTTGTGAGTTTCTTAACAGGTGTTGCTTTTGGAGTTATTGCATGGTCATTGGGAATAAGTTTTCCACTCTTTTGGGGGCTCTTGGCTTTCGTTATCAATTTTATACAAATGGTAGGTTCTGTGATTTCCACTGTTTTAGTGATGATTTTTGCCTTTATAGAAATAGAAAGTCCTGGAACTTTATTATTGGCGGCAATATTATTTACAGGTGCTCAGATATTATTCGGTGCTGTTTTAGAACCTATATTTATGGGAAGATCTTTTTCAATCAATATCATCGTAGTCTTAGTGATGCTTATGTTCTGGGGATTTATATGGGGAATACCTGGATTAATATTGTCGATTCCGCTTACCGTACTTTTCAAAACCATCTTGAACGAATTTCCAGGAGGAAAGAAATTTGCCAGGTTGATGTTCCTAACTACAATTCAGATAAAATAATTAAATTATTGCTTATAGTCTATTTGTTGCGGAAATAAATAGACTATAAGCTATTTTTCTTTATATAGTTAATCATATAAAGATTAATACCTAAACCTTCCGTTTTTTTTCGTATTTTAAATAAAACTATTATCTGACCGAATTTAAATGCTGAAAAAGAAGCCCCTTAAAATAACCAGTATTATTTTTTTTAGCAGCATTATCGCACTTTTCATAGCGTGGCAATTGTTAAAAGAATTGAAAATTAGATCCTATGTGGTGGATTCTATTCATAGTGAACTAAATCATTATTTTGAAGATTCGGTGCACTTTCAAATTGAAGATATTTCATTTCAATTTTTGAAAAAAAAAATAGTATTA harbors:
- a CDS encoding AI-2E family transporter; the protein is MKLNEHSTTNKLLLVLVIPVIFYSLQLLSFIFIPLMFAIFIALLFTPMMRWMKKRKVPQFVALGTVILILALTGFSAIKIVQMSGKQIEEGKSEIFKKLDNKVEQVVTPFAETLGLNQANGESTIRNLLKSDKIEGVILDNFTITVSFIQSTVVNILMTLFFLMLLLAGSLNFKDILQSTLFSGGTQSVKTFMKVERSVSDFLKVKIFVSFLTGVAFGVIAWSLGISFPLFWGLLAFVINFIQMVGSVISTVLVMIFAFIEIESPGTLLLAAILFTGAQILFGAVLEPIFMGRSFSINIIVVLVMLMFWGFIWGIPGLILSIPLTVLFKTILNEFPGGKKFARLMFLTTIQIK